One Melitaea cinxia chromosome 20, ilMelCinx1.1, whole genome shotgun sequence DNA segment encodes these proteins:
- the LOC123663698 gene encoding uncharacterized protein LOC123663698, with the protein MLYIIFYFLFRYKMRIKGFWEMIIKHYKSYTLNNTTVVIDGHFLFYTMYRSSGLQYVLGPESDRFAKYIKKYFEVFKKANVKCLIVFKGGHENEEMLYRGGVKRTLPRANGFILGGDYGNRINPILAKDIFLQSLSEMNFKCIVCCRNDIVEECSALAREFSCPVISYNIKYCFLADTYISYNPTRNFISDKNGNFELQIFTQPKSNSVVNFINENEFQIKDKDPLWFEKGVYLRFIDIDYIDLYYYKIGKGSHLIEDFEADSSCLICVDVIKYAYDLLTNFKGDVITFWDDNSLQYELSIKKPEYVADFCVFENGWNNVKVLLLFEHFLVETLQSFHFEALERAPADSRMLLIVLVFFTRKKVGNFQAEIYSIILSYVMLNVVANKVNIELISNVPEITQKPSLDFTTDKDSVLIEDCKVAAALTRKYFEVSFRELHYIFDPKIAHPLVEFERCLKELNSLNKLCGSSYDATVYSRTYNGTFVYKILLDIKESGDAKAFITNLLNPAATVLAFVEGMIGVYNRILYEF; encoded by the exons ATgctttatatcattttttattttcttttcagaTACAAGATGAGGATCAAAGGTTTTTGGGAGATGATTATCAAACACTACAAAAGTTATACGTTGAATAATACTACAGTCGTTATCGAtggtcattttttattttacaccatgTACCGGTCATCAGGATTACAATACGTTTTAGGACCAGAGAGTGATCGTTTCgcaaagtacataaaaaaatattttgaagtttttaaAAAAGCCAATGTCAAGTGTCTGATAGTGTTTAAGGGTGGCCACGAAAATGAGGAAATGCTTTATAGAGGTGGTGTAAAAAGAACACTACCACGTGCAAACGGTTTTATACTGGGTGGCGATTATGGGAACAGAATCAATCCCATCTTAgcgaaagatatttttttacaaagtttaAGCGAAATGAATTTTAAGTGTATTGTTTGCTGCAGGAATGACATTGTTGAAGAATGCTCTGCTCTTGCACGCGAGTTCTCCTGCCCAGTGATTAgctataacataaaatattgctTTCTTGCGGATACATACATATCGTATAACCCAACACGTAATTTTATATCTGACAAAAATGGAAACTTCGAGTTGCAAATATTTACAC AGCCTAAGAGTAACTCAGTCgtgaattttataaatgaaaatgagtTTCAAATTAAGGATAAGGATCCACTGTGGTTTGAAAAAGGCGTGTATCTTCGCTTTATCGATATTGATTACATAGATCTTTATTACTACAAGATTGGTAAAGGTTCACATTTAATTGAAGATTTTGAAGCGGACTCCTCGTGTCTTATTTGTGTAGATGTTATAAAATATGCTTACGACTTACTAACAAATTTCAAGGGTGATGTAATTACTTTTTGGGACGATAATTCACTCCAGTACGAGTTGTCAATTAAAAAACCCGAGTATGTAGCCGATTTTTGCGTTTTTGAAAATGGTTGGAACAacgtaaaagttttattattatttgagcattttttggtcgaaactcttcAATCTTTTCACTTTGAGGCCTTGGAAAGAGCTCCAGCCGACTCGAGGATGCTTTTGATTGTTTTGGTATTTTTTACTCGCAAAAAGGTCGGAAATTTTCAAGCGGAGATATACAGCATAATACTATCGTATGTGATGCTTAATGTTGTGgctaataaagtaaatatagaaTTAATCAGTAACGTACCAGAAATTACACAGAAACCTTCACTAGACTTCACTACTGATAAAGATTCGGTGTTGATTGAGGATTGTAAAGTTGCAGCCGCTTTAAcgagaaaatattttgaagtaagctTCAGAGAATTGCATTATATATTTGATCCTAAGATCGCTCATCCACTGGTAGAATTCGAACGTTGCTTAAAAgaacttaatagtttgaataaaCTGTGCGGTTCATCATATGATGCTACAGTGTATAGTAGAACCTACAACGGAACATTCGTGTATAAAATACTTCTCGACATCAAAGAGAGCGGTGACGCCAAGGCATTCATCACAAATTTATTAAACCCCGCCGCAACTGTGTTGGCGTTTGTCGAAGGAATGATTGGGGTGTATAACCGTATCTTGTatgaattttaa